A portion of the Lolium rigidum isolate FL_2022 chromosome 1, APGP_CSIRO_Lrig_0.1, whole genome shotgun sequence genome contains these proteins:
- the LOC124683736 gene encoding UDP-glycosyltransferase 1-like codes for MGGTPAITTMVSPRKPVVLYPSPGMGHLVSMIELGKLFTARGLVVTIVVIDPPNNTSATGPFLAGVSAANPSISFHRLPQVKLAEAELPEMITFHLARLSNPHLRDYLAATSPAILVVDFFCSAAMDVAAELGIPAYFFCTSGAQVLAFFMHLTALHLESTASFREMGEELVHAPGITPFPASHSIQPLMDRHGPAYKELLDVSAKLFRSQGIIVNTFRSLEPRAVDTIVAGLCTPPGLSTPPIYCIGPLIKSEEVGVKRGDECLAWLDTQPKASVVFLCFGSLGRFSAKQTREVAAGLEASGQRFLWVVRSPPSEDDSAKTKFEKPTEPDLDALLPKGFLDRTKGRGLVVKSWAPQRDVLAHDAVGCFVTHCGWNSVLESVMAGVPMLAWPLYAEQKMNVVFLEQEMRLAVAMEGYDKELVEAKEVAGKVRWMMNSEGGRVLRERTLAAMRHANDALREGGESEATLAGLVDEWFHA; via the exons ATGGGCGGCACCCCAGCCATAACCACCATGGTGAGTCCCCGTAAGCCCGTGGTGCTCTACCCGTCCCCGGGCATGGGGCACCTGGTCTCCATGATCGAGCTCGGCAAGCTCTTCACGGCTCGCGGACTAGTCGTCACCATCGTGGTCATCGACCCGCCCAACAACACGAGCGCCACGGGGCCCTTCCTCGCCGGCGTCTCCGCGGCCAACCCGTCCATCTCTTTCCACCGTCTGCCGCAGGTCAAGCTcgcggaggccgagctccccgAGATGATAACCTTCCACCTCGCCCGCCTCTCCAACCCGCACCTCCGTGACTACCTCGCTGCCACCTCGCCCGCCATCCTCGTGGTCGACTTTTTCTGCAGCGCCGCCATGGACGTAGCCGCGGAGCTCGGCATTCCCGCCTACTTCTTCTGCACCTCTGGCGCCCAGGTCCTAGCTTTCTTCATGCATCTCACGGCCCTGCACCTTGAAAGCACGGCGAGCTTCCGGGAGATGGGCGAAGAACTCGTGCATGCGCCAGGAATCACCCCGTTCCCAGCGTCGCACTCCATCCAGCCGCTCATGGACCGTCACGGCCCGGCCTACAAGGAACTCCTGGATGTGAGCGCCAAGCTTTTTCGGTCCCAGGGCATCATCGTCAACACATTCCGCTCGCTCGAACCGCGCGCCGTCGACACGATCGTCG CCGGGCTCTGCACACCACCCGGTCTCTCGACGCCTCCAATATACTGCATCGGGCCGCTGATCAAATCGGAGGAGGTGGgcgtgaagcgtggcgacgagtgCCTTGCATGGTTGGACACGCAGCCCAAGGCAAGCGTGGTGTTCCTCTGCTTCGGCAGCCTCGGACGGTTCAGCGCCAAGCAGACCAGGGAGGTGGCAGCCGGGTTGGAGGCAAGCGGTCAGAGGTTCTTGTGGGTTGTGCGGAGCCCGCCCAGCGAGGATGACTCGGCGAAGACCAAGTTCGAGAAGCCAACGGAGCCGGACTTGGACGCGCTCCTCCCCAAGGGTTTCCTGGATCGGACCAAGGGCAGGGGCCTCGTCGTCAAGTCGTGGGCGCCGCAGCGCGACGTGCTGGCGCACGACGCGGTGGGATGCTTCGTGACACACTGCGGCTGGAACTCGGTGCTCGAGTCGGTCATGGCGGGCGTGCCAATGCTGGCGTGGCCGCTCTACGCGGAGCAAAAGAtgaacgtggtgttcttggagcagGAGATGAGGCTGGCCGTCGCGATGGAAGGGTACGACAAGGAGCTCGTGGAGGCCAAGGAGGTTGCCGGGAAGGTCAGGTGGATGATGAACTCGGAGGGCGGGAGGGTGCTCCGAGAGCGCACTCTTGCGGCGATGCGGCATGCCAACGACGCTCTACGCGAGGGAGGGGAGTCGGAAGCAACGTTGGCGGGGCTGGTGGATGAGTGGTTTCATGCTTGA